Within Pungitius pungitius chromosome 18, fPunPun2.1, whole genome shotgun sequence, the genomic segment TGTACTGTCACGCTATGATTGGCCAGCGTCGGTCACATGACAGCCCGGGGGCCGGAAGTGACAATAGGCGTCGGCACTGCCATGAGATGCgcaagacggcgagaacggacttgcgttctcGGGAGAACGGACTAGGGACAACAGACTCATTGGTACGGGAGaccggagaacggtcatttacAGTtgaaacagcagctgacttaATGACGTCCCCACGTCAGTCCGTCTtgctaatacatttaaatacagttCTGGACGGTCAACATCTCTTGTTTGATATAgcaacaattattattattatttttagggATAGGGCTACATTCCACATTCACCTACCGCTTGTTACTGAAACATCAAGTAGTCCTCGTCCAGTCAGAAACACAAGCGacacaataaatgaaatgtacCTAAACCTCGTACGCGTCTACATCAATAGTGATTAACGTGTGCCTAAATAAAGCGATCATGGATGCTACATTACAGAGAAATGTTCAATAATTCATATTTGGAAAATatgtttgtattattattacaccTCAAGAGTCCATTTGAAGCTGACGTCCTGGCAGTTTAGAGTCTCTATGACAGTCTGGGTCCCCTCACACGtcctttaataaaaacattgttagttttaatgcacaatgatacaATACAACAAGCCTGCACTCTGGATACAGACACGCAAACAATGGGGTAAAGGTAAAAGGACGTTAGAGTTCAATGAAAACATTaggttatgaatctaaactctggcAACAAACAAACTTAACTTAGTTGGATTCCCTAAACATCGTGTTCGTCCTCATGAATTCTCATAACCATCTTTTCTTGACCGTGAGGTTTTCCATTGAGGTCAAGTAATAAACTAGGTGATCATTTTTTTGGACTATTCACATCCAGCCAGACTCCACCTTCACTAAGCAGTGTAGTTTGGATACGGCAGGAAACGTATGTCAGTGACGTCAATGTGCAGCGTGAAACTACAGTTACTACAGAGCACTAAGGTCTTAAACGGGCTCATTTGTTTCTCTGTCATTATTATTCTTGTGAGCGGCAGAGTGatacgtcactatttaaatattagTAATCACCGAGGACAGCATATGTATGTTCAGACagtcattttcaaatgtatacAGTTAAAATGTTAAGgattaaagatggagaaaaaataaataaatcagacaatattttcataaaataaaataattttgtcATTAATGTAATTTTGacaagaaaaagtaaaacattaaaaactacCCCCCATGCAATTAGGAAAGTCTGGAAGATGTTCCAATCAGTAGGTAATATATTTTTGACGTTGTAATGGTGACGTGACATTGACCAGCTAAATCCCTGAAGGTTAAGGGTGGAGATTAGGATTGGACCTTTGTGTTAGTCCAACTGCACTAATAAAGATGTTAAACAACAATACTGCAATCAAACATTCTCCTGAAATAGCAGCTGACACAAAACAGCATGTGATATAGTTGGGACAGCTGAACAATTTGTTTACTTTCATTAGATctctaaatgaaatgaaatgtgtttttggtaCGCTGTGCTTTGTCTTGTATGGACCAGCATCGTTGAAGTCATGCTAAATAAGTATCATCTGCTTTTTATCTCAATCATTCTTCATATTATCTGTGAAATTGCCTAGTTTTCTAAATTGAGCTTTGTTAAATTTAACAAGACAAGCTATGTCTAGTTCAGCTGTAAAAGCTGAGCTTTTCTGTGGAAGCCGCTGAAGATTTACTGAAATCACTTTGATACAAAACTCAAGGATTGAGTTCCTAAAAATGTACCAATGACCAGTGAATTACATTTATCCTGAAACAATCATGATAAGCGGAATTTATTTTGACAGAGActtagggattttttttttttttttagtatatagacataatatttttaatttcatgtacagcaatgcaatttaaaatgaatttggttttatttgttcaATCAAAAGATTTCTAACTCTTCCTCAACAGAATAACGCAATATGTGTGActgttttttatcattattatgttAAGTTCAAATATGTATAAGCAATGGTGCATTCTTGGGCTGATTCTTCTAAACACCTGCTCCAGAGTTGGATATCTGCTCTTGTCTCTCACACTATTCATCAGAGAAGGGTCACTGAGCCTGCAGCCCTTTGGCCAGTTTTTCATCGAGGATGAGAGGGGTTGCCAGTGTCCTCCCTTTGAGCAGCTGCTCCAGGCCCTGGCACAAGTGAGAAGGAAGTCAATTACACAACTGGGATTAGATCAATATACTGCATAAAAGCAGTGTATTCAGTGGCCGCAATTCATCTAATAACAAGCTGAGAAATGGAAACAGTTTTCATTCTAATAACCTGTATCTGCTTTACATATTTCAGAAGATTAACACCCAGACTTGGTGGGGAGGGTGTCTTACAATGTCCCTGTATCCTCAAAGGTGACAGAAAAGGTTTGGGACCACTGCTGTAACCCAATCAGTACATGTACCTCCAGTATCCTTGAATGTTCATATGTGCATCACTTCCATGTACTCACCTCACCAAAGTAGGAGACCAGTGGGGAAATCTCACACTGAGCTGGGGGGTTGTCCTCTGCTGATAAACTGTAGAAGCATTTTTATTTCAGATTTTAGGGATGGAAGCATTTCTCAATACAACACCCACCGGTCCAAATGCACATTGAAAGAGTATAGAAAGATATATATGCCAAGCCTCCATTTTTTTCTCAGCATAGCTTCCCATAACACAACTAGTCATTTTGACATGTTGATTAAACAAATAAGATGTAGTGAGCTTTGGAGGTCCTGGAAGGCTGCTTTTTTCCACAAAAACTATCAAATAGACACGACTTTCTCCTAGTAAGCATCTTGCCATCATTAATGCTGTTCGTTCTACCTGTGCTTATCCAGACAGTTCAAAAGCCCGCCATAAAAACCAGGGCaatggatgaagatgaagtgcATAGTGCACTTCGGTACATTGTGCTCTGACCTGTCTGAAGGAGGAAGGGGATTCCCTCGTTCATCTAACAGCGTTGCTTTTGCGGCTGTTGCCCAGCGGCAGTGCTGAGCCAGCAAAGCGTTCCTGGCCGTGGTTGGGCTGTCGATGGTGGCTCCGTCTGCATTTTTTAGCGGAGAAAACTCATCCTCCCTCACAACCTCAAAGGCAACAAAGTTCCTTCAAAAGATCAGAAGATTTGAATTAGTTTACAGGCACTGTGATATGACTTTGGTAGTAAAACGACAGATATCATCATCTGAAGTTAAAATATAATAACCAACAATACCGTGAGAATGGAAAGACATCAAAAACAAATTTCTCCATCTTAATGCCgttgggtttggtgggtttgaCTTGATTGCCACAAGTGTCAACAAAGGGCACTTTCTTGAAGGCAACATGTTGTTTCAGTTGGCCTTTATACACCCTGTAAGATGAAAGGACAGAAGGCAATccaaatgtgcacacacatacacattattAGAAGTACAGAATGTCACCAACATTTTTAAGAGGTAAATTAATTTTAAGCAGACCCCTAAATTAAAACCACTCTTGCTCTTTAGgattaaatcattaaattatTGCAGACTTTAAAAAACTTGTGTGAAAAAACATGTCCCTAATCAACGGGCATATCCAGTGGAACTTTGCACGCTATTGTGCCATCTATCTACCTCCTTGATGTGATTCCCACACTGGGCTTACAGGACGATCCTAATAACACACAGGGCAGTAAAGTCTCTTACTCTGCTACATCCTGCAGAAAGGTCCTTGTAAAAAAGTGATTGCAGATGTTTCCAGCACTGTACACCAACTCCCCTCCAGGTCCTCGGAGCTCAGCGGTCTCTGGTTGGATCTCACTGTACTCCACTACCTGGGACACACCTTTCACCCGGCAAACCACGCCCACTGGCTCAGCAGGGTGCACCTTCGCCACCACCTGACGTGATACAGATGAGAggccagattttttttatttcatataatTATATAACAATAGTGATTCAAATGATATGGATTTGGAGTGTCATCCAGTCCAGATGTCTCAACATTGGGGATCCTGAGGAATCCCCAAACACCAATGTCCAAAAGATGATATAAAGAGTATAACCCTTCTATTGCGTTCTGGGTCTCCCTGGGGCTCTCTTACTAGTTGGTTGTACCGTGAAAACCGTCATGGAAGGCATCCGTGAAGCATACTATGGCACATGTACATGCTGTTTTCTTAATTTGTTGTCTCTTTAATTACTGAAGAACTAACTAAATATGATATCAGCATCAGAGAAAGAAGCGTGAGGATTGTTACATTTGAGGAGAGGAGCTCTTGAGATAATCAGCGCCACCAGTTTACCCAGCTAGGACCCGAGGCCATTCCGCAACCCGGTCTGCTGCTGGCTAACGGACAAGCAAACTCAGGCTAAAGTAACCAGAGGTGGTTGACTGTTCTCACGCCTTAACGGTTACTGTTACTTTGACTATACCGCTTTAGTGCCCAATCACAACCACCCCCCACCTTTATATCTAACCTTTACCATAACCTGAACTCTACCTGTTCACAACCTCAAACTAACCTCTTTGCCTGATTCCAAATCCtaactgtgggtgagtggagaTCACGGACTTCCTCTACATCCCCAGTCAGGGTCAACAGCACTCCATACTTCATTGAGGTCAACCGAAAGTCCATCTTCCTTGTTTACCCAGATTTCTACCAAATGCAGGATCTTGCTTCCATAACAACCAAAGGAAAAGCCATTATGGCCCCTTGGGGGCGGACAGCCAGCACAGCCAGGAAGGCCTCCTTCACAACTGGTGTCTACCAGCGGGTTCTCAGGTTGCATGCTAGACAGGCAGCCCTGACCTTCTCTCCACAATTGCCAGCAGCGTCCTCCACATGGGACCTAAAGACCTCGTCGCACAGGAGCCTTGGCCAATTTACTACCCATGTGGGTTTGCACCGCTGTGCCTGCGGCAGTCTCCCCTGTCATGTGACCCGAGCCGCTACCAGATGGAGGTTCACAGCTCTGCTCCTCTCTTCACCAGTGTCTAAGATGTATGGCCACAGCACCTCTACGGTCAGATTAGCACATTGTTTTAAATctgaacacaaacagaaatgtaaaaaagatgCCTCCCTACCCCAGCATTATGTCTAATGCACAGACATGAAATCAATATTGTCATCTAGCTCTCAACTAAAAACTACATGAGCATATTCCCAAAATATTGAGCCACACTTGAAATGGACTCTTTCATATGTACTGTATGATTATACTGTACCTTGGCTCCGCAGTCAGCCCCTTTGCTCACACAGAAGCCAATAAACACAGGGTCGGCCATTTTGACCAGGATGTTGTCGACACAGTACACATGCAAGTACTCCACTCCCCTCTTCTTCATGTCCTCCAGCACCTTGTTGTCCACTAGTGCCTGGTACAGACCACCATTACCATCTGTTAGGGAGTGGAGGTTTTGAATCATAGTATTACCTCAAACTATCCTGAACATGCATTGGATTCACCCAATGCCACTGATACATGTTCACTAGCTGATATTTGTCTGGTGGGCACCTACCTGGGGCCATGGCTAACTTCCCTTTCCCTTGCAGGATGACCTTTCCATCAAAGGTCACTGCGGGGAGCATTCTTTGCTCAAACATTACAATGTTTGATGGCTGCAAACCAAAGTAGTTGTTCTCCTTGAAGAACTTCTCAGTGGGAGCCAGAGTGAACTCACTGGTCATTATGTACCTGAAAAGGAGCATGAGACAAGAGGTTTGAATGTCTACTATTGATTTCCACAGCTCCACAAATACCAAATACTACATTCCAAGGACTTTTGCtcagtggtttctctcaccatAGAAACGTGTTTACATAGATTTGTGTTCTATCGTActtttatgtttatatttttatgttCTATATTTtgtatcttattttattctcatATCGCACCAATCGTTTCAATAAATTACTTCTGATTCTGACAAAGCGTTTAACAATCAGCTCATTGTTTGGGGTCTCAACCTTGTTTCTAGCAGCAGGCCGCGGTTGTCAGTAAAAATAAAGCTTGGTAGACAAAGCAATGAGAAAGAGTTGTTGTAGCGTACCgggctgttcttgttattcccaaaagcagCCATATCTGTCATTTCATTCCTTccctgttgatggtgatgtttgaCGAAAATGGATTCAAGCAATCCGACGGGATGATGAGGATCAAACGTTAGCATTAAAAAGGGAAGCACTTATGTACCTCAGACCACTACGTTTTAGGAATCACTGTTTGCCCCTTAAAACCAGAGGCTGTCTGACATTATTGTTGCGACACACGAGACAAATTGATACAatgcttcattaaaagcagCCTATAATGCTCTATTAAGGTATTCTATATATACtctatattatatacattatgtctaagtgGACACACTAATGATTTGTCCTTCTAgctaacagttcagtagctaacacTTAGCATGAGCGCTCTCACTTAAGTAAACttgatactgatggacaaattcTCATGGAAACATTtgtgccttttatttattttgttatcttTTGTGAcagagttttcctccaccagtctcgcaacgtcagcaaatgtaattgtaggtaaatctgtgagcgaagttgtgaagactctCAGAGATGTGTTGACTCTTggcaggaagtccacttccacattgattacgcatTTTTGGTTATTGTGAAAAAGTTCTATTCAgtcaaagaaatatttaaagTTTCAACATGTCATGTATTTGTTTGATACAATATGTATTGCCTACAGGCTTTGTAGAGCAGATTTAGCAgcagttttcattcattttcaatctTTCATTTGGTCagcatattacattacatgtcatttagctgacgcttttatccaaagcgacttacaataagtgcataaGCATAAGCCTACAAAGGATCCGAGAAGTGGAGGAAGATATGATCTTACCATGGAACGGTGCATTTGGAGTCAAACTTTCTGTCGGCCAGCTCCTGGATTTTGTGAATGCGCTCTGCCTGTATTTGATACAAGGTTTTGCAGCTTGGTAGTCCAACATTATACATCCCTTTTGGATACTGAACACCAAGACGGGTCCCCTGACCCCCAGCCAAGAGCAGGACCCCAACTCGATTCTTTGAGATCTGCAAAAGCCCTGTCAAAAAAAGGAAGTGACATgagaagcagaaagaaaaagttttacagctggaaaaaaaaccctcagaTTAAACCCCCTTGGTCTGTTTGCCTGAATAATAGTACTATTGAGTAGtagctgtacaaaaaaaaaagaacgcttCATTCAGTAAGTTAAAAAACAAGCCTCATCTGTGAGAAGCGAGGGAACGGTGATGTGGAGCAACTGCTCAACATCAGTAAAACCAGGGAGCTGAATGTTGATTTTAGAAAAGAGACGACATCAATGGAGCAACGGTGGAGCCTTTTCAATAGATTCGGCACAACTGCTTTAATCTTCAATGGATTACATTTCAAGTATTCATATGTTGTTtaatgttaaattaaattaaatcataaaAACCGACTAAAGATGTCGAGTAAAGATTTAGGTAGTCAAACGAACTATGCAGCATTCCCCCTGAAATGAAGGGCAGTAAAGTATAAAAGTGAAAAGAGTTGGTATAGAAGTATCCTTTTGCTGAGTGAGTGAGAGGCTTTGTTCCTTTCCCCTGGCGTCCCTCTCTGGTGACCGGAAGCCTTCACCTTCATTTCCCCAAGCTGCCACGGAGTCTTCGGCACTGGTCCTCGCGCTGCCGATGGACTCGGCGGGAACCGGCTCCACGTGCTCATCCAGGCGGCAGGGCGGGACGGCAGCGGCTCTCACAGCTCCTTCGCAGTGATCGCTCAGGCCCTTGAGGTCCAGCTGGGACAACTCCTGGAGGAAACCGTGTCTCTCCGCCTCACTCAGCTCGGGCCAAAACTGCAGAACGTGAGCCTGCCCTGTGCTCTCCAGGCTCCGCTTCACTTGCTCCAAGGAGAGCATGGTGGGTCCCGGTAACGGCACAGACCGTACAGGACACGCACATAGGTGTGTAGCTTGTAGGAAGTGAGTGCGCGGCAAGAGTCCCATAGAACAGGATACAGCGTCTCACACTTCCTCTCAGCCACCACGGGACCAGACGTGCGCTGACTCGGCACCGTGTCAGCTGACTGCTCACCAACTCGTGCGCGTGCTCGTGTTCTACCCGAGTGGACCGGCCAGCGGGACCACGAGGACTCCGTGAGGGTTTAGTTCGGTCTGGTCCTCTATGGCAGACACGTTGAGCTTTTTTATGAAAAAAGCTAAACAAAGAAGTCGCACACGTGTTCAGTTTAAACATTAATGATCAAACATAACAAGAACCACACAAAATCAGTCAATATTTACCAATTTATTCCGTGCGTTTAATTtttgtcattgaaaaaaaacgtaGAATAAAATGCATGTAATGAGAAAAGAGCGTAGACAACGGTCAAATCAGAGAGtaaaaagtatgaaataaatacacTCAATTGTAAATCATTTCTTTGACGTTTGTCATGGCGACGGTACATGTTGCAGCGAAGTGCTGTCCCATTCATGTTTACACCACTTAAAGCTCTGACTCTCACTCAACCACTTCCCAGGCAACGTCAGTTACGTCCCTCAGGGGTCAGATTGGGCTTTactcaaaactaaaatcaaTATAACGTACTTCATTTATCAAATATTACTTTCtacttctccctcctccctcacagcATCTTAGAAATATAGATTATACATTTTACTCTACGTTGAAATGGTTTCTGGGTGTGAGATACCACCCAATTAAGTAAAAATGACTTTTGAAACTCAATGCATCATTTAGGTCTATGATGAAATAAAACTAattaacaaattaaaaacaaaatgtaatgcatcacattttaataatttcaaAATGCACGAGTTACATATTTTACAGCATTCATTCATATGATcgtttcattgtttgttttagtATTGAACACTAACAGATCACTCTAAAAGGCACCTGAATATCAATTTCAGCACTACCAATAGATCACAAACTCCTTttctgttaaaataaatacataaataacaataaaacatgaattaaagCAGAGTACCATAAAGTGCATTCACCATTCCACAGCCCCCACCTTTGTAGTGATTTAGTGCATTTACCTAAGAGAGGCACAGAAGGCACTCGTAGGACTCCGCTTCATGTGACACAGCCATCAGTCCTGCCATAGGACTTAAAGGTCTATTTAATTACATCATTGAGAATGTAGCCAACCTACAAGTAAAATACTCCTTAGTGATCCAGCAAATTATACCATTTTCCCAATGTTCAAGTTCAACCTGTGAAAAGATTTAAGTTTTAAAAGTGAACAATTGGAAAATGGAGGCGTGTCCCAGAGAGGCTTCTGAGACACTGCATGACAGTTTTCAGTGTTTCCCATAAGTCTACAACAAATAAGTCTAGCTTATTACCCAAACACTGTCGATATGACTCAATAGGTTTGATCACATCATAAGGACATGTCGCTGACTGAATATAACAGAACGTCTTTAGAGCGACTGAGGAAACAGTGAAtcttgagaaacaaaaagaacattaaaaGTTCCATCATCTTGTCAAATCAAATTGGGGTTTCAATGTAATATTCTTTAATACTTCAGTTTGGTGTAAAGTCATGAATTAGTTCAGCCTACTTAATTTATGAGCTCAATTGAGTAGAGGGAGAGCAGGTTTTATTTTCAGAGTTTGTGATCTGCCATAGCAAAGCCCTTTAAGATGAGGACTCTTCCTTTTGATAAGACTTGCAGGACTGCTCCTGCCACACAGTCGTCAACTAAACTACTTTGATTGTTAGATATTGGTTTTTTCTAAACTTGGATTGCTTAAAACAGTCAACCTTTCCTCTATCTCTGCTTTTAAGTTCAGATTCCTCttcattcacattcattctTTAAGACACTAGAATATCATGATTTCAATATATTCTATAATCAATATGTTGTTTCTTAGTAGCTGACACACATTAAATCTTGCctcaaaagaaaagcaaaaacaattcTCAGCCCCCATGATGTCCCTCCTCACTTTGACTGGACCCCCAGCCTGATCTTGAGGTACTCGTACACCACATAGCTGATGCTGACAGATGGAAGGACCTTCATGAAGTTGGGCGCCAAGCCTCGGTAGAGTCCCTTGGGTCCCTCTGTCCTAATGATATGTCTGAACAGAGCGGTCATGCTCATTTGAGGGCCCCCCTCCAGGGTAGCTGAGGAAGACAGGAAGACAGGCTGAGCACACAAAGCTGCTTGAGCGAGACACATGACTAAATATAAGAACCATCAACATTATATACAATGCCCACATTCAAAGTCATCTCCCAATAAAACTGTCAGGCCTCGATGCACAATGAAAGTACTGTGACCATGCCCACCAGATAATTCACACTCAGGGGAAAACCCCATAGGTGTTCATTGGACTTATCTTACAGC encodes:
- the uap1l1 gene encoding UDP-N-acetylhexosamine pyrophosphorylase-like protein 1, which produces MGLLPRTHFLQATHLCACPVRSVPLPGPTMLSLEQVKRSLESTGQAHVLQFWPELSEAERHGFLQELSQLDLKGLSDHCEGAVRAAAVPPCRLDEHVEPVPAESIGSARTSAEDSVAAWGNEGLLQISKNRVGVLLLAGGQGTRLGVQYPKGMYNVGLPSCKTLYQIQAERIHKIQELADRKFDSKCTVPWYIMTSEFTLAPTEKFFKENNYFGLQPSNIVMFEQRMLPAVTFDGKVILQGKGKLAMAPDGNGGLYQALVDNKVLEDMKKRGVEYLHVYCVDNILVKMADPVFIGFCVSKGADCGAKVVAKVHPAEPVGVVCRVKGVSQVVEYSEIQPETAELRGPGGELVYSAGNICNHFFTRTFLQDVAEVYKGQLKQHVAFKKVPFVDTCGNQVKPTKPNGIKMEKFVFDVFPFSRNFVAFEVVREDEFSPLKNADGATIDSPTTARNALLAQHCRWATAAKATLLDERGNPLPPSDSLSAEDNPPAQCEISPLVSYFGEGLEQLLKGRTLATPLILDEKLAKGLQAQ